A region of Thermobifida halotolerans DNA encodes the following proteins:
- a CDS encoding sulfotransferase family protein, giving the protein MVKSPEVFVIGSSRAGTSTLRTYFDEHPQLFVPEVLEPRYHAVDTREALRGPGDEEMAAGMVASRDDYLGLFQECAPHQRGVEVTPAYLSSRCAAESIRRTAPEAQIIAILRHPVERAFSSFRLERLEGTEPESDFSRALDLEAQRRASGWGYVWRYRERGFYGRHLLRYFQTFAPHQLLVLLYDDWKRDGGHHVLAAISDFLGVEPFGLTGPARVENSASPERFRARGLTPPELDSATALKLRDSYESDFDTLETLIRRDLTVWREWSPSGANA; this is encoded by the coding sequence GTGGTGAAGTCCCCGGAGGTCTTCGTCATCGGCTCCTCCCGGGCCGGTACGAGCACCCTGCGCACCTACTTCGATGAGCACCCTCAACTGTTCGTGCCCGAAGTCCTGGAGCCTCGCTACCACGCAGTTGACACCCGTGAGGCACTCCGCGGCCCGGGGGACGAGGAGATGGCCGCCGGGATGGTCGCTTCACGCGACGACTACCTGGGCCTCTTCCAGGAGTGTGCGCCGCATCAGCGTGGCGTGGAGGTCACACCGGCCTATCTGTCGTCGCGGTGTGCTGCGGAATCCATTCGGCGGACCGCTCCGGAGGCGCAGATCATCGCGATCCTTCGGCATCCGGTCGAGCGGGCGTTCTCCAGCTTTCGGCTTGAGCGACTGGAAGGCACGGAGCCGGAGAGCGATTTCAGCCGGGCGCTTGACCTGGAGGCGCAACGACGCGCCTCAGGGTGGGGTTACGTTTGGCGTTACCGTGAGCGCGGCTTCTACGGCAGACACCTGCTGCGGTACTTTCAGACCTTTGCTCCACACCAACTGCTGGTCCTTCTGTACGACGACTGGAAGCGCGATGGCGGACACCATGTGCTTGCGGCCATCTCCGACTTTCTTGGCGTGGAGCCCTTCGGACTGACCGGACCCGCCCGGGTGGAGAACTCCGCCTCACCCGAGCGCTTCAGAGCCCGAGGGCTCACGCCGCCGGAGTTGGACTCCGCCACTGCCCTGAAACTGCGCGATTCGTACGAATCGGACTTCGACACTCTGGAGACACTGATCCGCCGGGACCTGACGGTCTGGCGCGAATGGTCCCCGTCAGGAGCCAACGCTTAG
- the plsX gene encoding phosphate acyltransferase PlsX: MSSAVTAQRSSSAQPPLIAVDAMGGDHAPGEVVAGAVRAVREHGLRLVLVGRTPELTPLVAAEGAARELPIVHAEEALAMHEGALAAWRRARSSVAVCCKLIRQGTAAALVSAGSTGGVVSASTVRLRTLPGVLRPALALVLPTRPKPTVLLDAGANADAKPEMLVQFAHLGAAYARIGHGVAEPRVGILTIGSEPGKGNRLARRAAELLSAHASEEPRLDFRGNIEGHDLLAGLVDVVVTDGFTGNVALKSVEGAVSFAFEEIRAALTSSPLARFGALFQRRALRELRARFDSESYGGAVLLGLNGTVVIAHGASRAQGVAQACVLANNLVLGRITDQVRRGVAGVSRAPSWLHRLGSSEE, encoded by the coding sequence ATGAGCAGCGCAGTCACCGCCCAGCGGTCTTCTTCCGCCCAACCGCCTCTCATCGCGGTGGACGCGATGGGCGGCGACCACGCCCCCGGCGAGGTGGTCGCGGGAGCGGTGCGGGCGGTACGCGAGCACGGACTGCGCCTGGTCCTGGTGGGACGCACCCCCGAACTGACCCCGCTGGTCGCCGCCGAGGGAGCCGCCCGAGAGCTGCCGATCGTGCACGCCGAGGAGGCGCTGGCGATGCACGAGGGCGCGCTGGCGGCATGGCGGCGGGCGCGGTCCAGTGTCGCGGTGTGCTGCAAACTGATCCGCCAGGGCACCGCCGCCGCACTGGTCTCGGCCGGATCCACCGGCGGCGTGGTGTCGGCGTCCACGGTCCGCCTGCGCACCCTTCCTGGAGTGCTGCGCCCCGCACTGGCCCTGGTGCTGCCCACCCGCCCCAAACCGACGGTCCTGCTGGACGCCGGGGCCAACGCCGACGCCAAACCGGAGATGCTGGTGCAGTTCGCCCACCTGGGGGCGGCCTACGCGCGCATCGGGCACGGCGTCGCGGAACCGCGCGTGGGCATCCTCACCATCGGCTCCGAACCGGGCAAGGGCAACAGGCTGGCCCGTCGGGCGGCCGAACTGCTGTCCGCCCACGCCTCGGAGGAGCCCCGGCTGGACTTCCGCGGCAACATCGAGGGACACGACCTGCTCGCCGGACTCGTGGACGTGGTCGTCACCGACGGTTTCACCGGGAACGTGGCGCTGAAGTCGGTGGAGGGCGCGGTGAGCTTCGCCTTCGAGGAGATCCGCGCGGCGCTCACCTCCAGCCCGCTGGCGCGGTTCGGCGCGCTGTTCCAGCGCCGGGCCCTGCGCGAACTGCGGGCGCGCTTCGACTCCGAGTCCTACGGCGGCGCGGTGCTGCTCGGCCTCAACGGCACCGTGGTCATCGCGCACGGCGCCAGCCGCGCCCAGGGCGTCGCCCAGGCCTGCGTGCTCGCCAACAACCTGGTGCTCGGCCGCATCACCGACCAGGTCCGCCGGGGCGTGGCGGGAGTGAGCCGCGCCCCGTCCTGGCTGCACCGGCTGGGCTCGTCCGAGGAGTGA
- a CDS encoding KamA family radical SAM protein: protein MALQASAGRRFRAYTSKHLDELTARAGLGDDERLAIRAVATVLPFRVNSYVIDELIDWDAAPDDPIYRLTFPQADMLPAEDVARIADLLRGDAPRKEINQAANEVRARLNPHPAGQMELNLPKVGEEPMQGVQHKYHETVLFFPKQGQTCHSYCTYCFRWAQFVGEPDLKMATDEIDRLVAYLHQHPEVTSVLLTGGDPMIMGEAVLSRYVEPLLGVETLESIRIGTKSLAYWPQRFVTDPDADDTLRLFERVVESGKNLAFMAHFSHPREMEPAMVQEAVRRIRGTGAVIRTQAPLIRTINDDPAVWASMWRTHVRQGMVPYYMFVERDTGPQDYFAVPLAEAYEIFRDAYTSVSGLARTVRGPSMSATPGKVCVDGVTEINGEKVFMLHFIQARDPELVNRPFFAKYDEKAAWLFDLQPALGATRFPYEAESPGDASGLVGAAHP, encoded by the coding sequence ATGGCACTGCAGGCGTCCGCCGGCCGCCGGTTCCGTGCCTACACGTCGAAGCACCTCGACGAGCTGACCGCTCGTGCGGGGCTGGGGGACGACGAGCGGCTCGCGATCCGCGCGGTGGCCACCGTGCTGCCGTTCCGAGTCAACTCCTACGTCATCGACGAGCTGATCGACTGGGACGCGGCTCCCGACGACCCCATCTACCGACTCACCTTCCCGCAGGCGGACATGCTCCCCGCCGAGGATGTGGCGAGGATCGCCGACCTGCTGCGCGGCGACGCCCCCCGCAAGGAGATCAACCAGGCCGCCAACGAGGTGCGGGCCAGACTCAATCCGCACCCGGCCGGGCAGATGGAGCTCAACCTGCCCAAGGTCGGCGAGGAGCCGATGCAGGGCGTGCAGCACAAGTACCACGAGACGGTGCTGTTCTTCCCCAAGCAGGGCCAGACCTGCCACTCCTACTGCACGTACTGCTTCCGCTGGGCGCAGTTCGTCGGCGAGCCCGACCTGAAGATGGCCACCGACGAGATCGACCGCCTGGTGGCCTACCTGCACCAGCATCCCGAGGTCACCAGTGTCCTGCTGACCGGCGGCGACCCCATGATCATGGGCGAGGCGGTGCTGTCGCGCTACGTCGAGCCGCTGCTGGGCGTGGAGACCCTGGAGTCCATCCGCATCGGCACCAAGTCGCTGGCCTACTGGCCGCAGCGGTTCGTCACCGACCCCGACGCCGACGACACGCTCCGGCTGTTCGAGCGGGTGGTGGAGTCGGGCAAGAACCTGGCGTTCATGGCGCACTTCTCCCACCCCAGGGAGATGGAGCCCGCGATGGTGCAGGAGGCGGTGCGGCGCATCCGCGGCACCGGAGCGGTGATCCGGACCCAGGCGCCGCTGATCCGCACCATCAACGACGACCCCGCGGTCTGGGCGAGCATGTGGCGCACCCACGTGCGGCAGGGGATGGTCCCCTACTACATGTTCGTGGAGCGCGACACCGGGCCGCAGGACTACTTCGCGGTGCCGCTGGCCGAGGCCTACGAGATCTTCCGCGACGCCTACACCAGCGTCTCGGGGCTGGCGCGGACCGTGCGCGGCCCGTCCATGTCGGCCACCCCCGGCAAGGTGTGCGTGGACGGAGTCACCGAGATCAACGGTGAGAAGGTGTTCATGCTGCACTTCATCCAGGCACGCGACCCCGAACTGGTCAACCGGCCGTTCTTCGCCAAGTACGACGAGAAGGCCGCCTGGCTGTTCGACCTGCAGCCGGCGCTGGGCGCCACCCGTTTCCCCTACGAGGCGGAATCGCCCGGAGACGCCTCAGGGCTGGTCGGCGCCGCCCACCCCTGA
- the argS gene encoding arginine--tRNA ligase has protein sequence MNELAKLNETRRHEVEALRDSVKERWQVSTPPAATDYPLADLKARITRALRERSGRTELLWELDILDRAKMGADIAIRVTGLLKEVGAKEYIASHVPWIVEAMRGPELSDAVAEVTHKGIYVNVRLADSWFLSSVQAVVDLDHRFGLNDSQADRTYVVDYSSPNVAKTLHAGHLRSTMIGHVLANLYEACGALVYRVNHINDFGGFGFMLEGYRRFHDLFPASMDDNERLLAIYAIRRSLERTVEAGVDLDAAPETDREVIATYFPGLTTAEELKNAHEEFVAASDARFQKLEEGDAEEVALWERMVGWSLDDFRSFYRALDIDIDFTMGESFYADAGNQVVDQAIQDGRAYRLTQDMVDEEIARLDRLVEAEKTTAEARDQAATQLAKDLGAIVVPLPGGERLVVRRSDGRSIYATRDVGAIRMRRDIFDPTDIVYVVGQEQRVHFSRLFQAAEVLGLVRPGQVDFRHIYFGFYVDAKTGKKLSSRDSVASVTDLLAESVRHYRAKTADGSDMSAAEVEQAAQQLAVGAVFFNDLKKDMKGTVPIPQEDLAPVIAEFEKSGGPYVVYSAVRARSILRRYGRALPKAADITSFSVDAQEALLLLRLFEFPEKVAKAAAEDNPSILVRHLLGIASLYNPYYTVAPVLQGGRANEFRLLITKAVELTLTDGLSLCHVECPPQI, from the coding sequence ATGAACGAGTTGGCCAAGCTGAACGAAACCCGTAGGCACGAGGTGGAAGCGCTCCGCGACTCCGTCAAGGAGCGGTGGCAGGTCTCCACTCCCCCGGCCGCGACGGATTACCCACTGGCCGACCTCAAAGCTCGTATCACCCGTGCGCTGCGGGAACGCTCGGGACGCACCGAGCTGCTCTGGGAACTCGACATCCTCGATCGCGCGAAGATGGGCGCTGACATCGCGATCCGGGTGACCGGCCTGCTCAAGGAAGTCGGTGCCAAGGAGTACATCGCCTCGCACGTCCCATGGATCGTCGAGGCCATGCGCGGCCCCGAGTTGAGCGACGCGGTCGCCGAGGTGACGCACAAGGGCATCTACGTCAACGTCCGTCTGGCCGACTCCTGGTTCCTCAGCAGCGTCCAGGCCGTTGTCGACCTGGACCACCGGTTCGGACTGAACGACAGCCAGGCCGACCGCACCTACGTGGTGGACTACTCCTCGCCCAACGTCGCCAAGACACTGCACGCCGGTCACCTGCGCTCCACCATGATCGGCCACGTACTGGCCAACCTGTACGAGGCATGCGGCGCACTCGTCTACCGGGTCAACCACATCAACGACTTCGGTGGTTTCGGCTTCATGCTGGAGGGCTACCGCCGCTTCCATGACTTGTTCCCCGCCTCCATGGACGACAACGAGCGGCTTCTGGCGATCTACGCCATCCGGCGCTCCCTCGAACGCACTGTCGAGGCAGGCGTCGACCTGGACGCCGCACCGGAAACCGACCGTGAGGTCATCGCCACCTACTTCCCCGGCCTGACCACCGCCGAGGAACTGAAGAACGCCCACGAGGAGTTCGTGGCCGCTTCGGACGCCCGCTTCCAGAAACTGGAGGAGGGCGACGCCGAAGAGGTCGCCCTGTGGGAACGCATGGTCGGCTGGAGCCTGGACGACTTCCGGTCCTTCTATCGGGCGCTGGACATCGACATCGACTTCACCATGGGTGAGAGCTTCTACGCCGACGCCGGCAACCAGGTGGTGGACCAGGCCATCCAGGACGGGCGCGCCTACCGGCTCACCCAGGACATGGTCGACGAGGAGATCGCCAGACTCGACCGGCTGGTCGAGGCTGAGAAGACGACCGCTGAAGCCCGGGATCAGGCAGCTACCCAGCTCGCCAAGGACCTGGGGGCCATCGTGGTGCCTCTTCCGGGAGGGGAGCGCCTGGTCGTGCGGCGCTCCGACGGACGCAGCATCTACGCCACCCGCGACGTGGGTGCGATCCGGATGCGCCGGGACATCTTCGACCCCACCGACATCGTCTACGTCGTCGGCCAGGAACAGCGCGTGCACTTCTCCCGGCTCTTCCAGGCCGCCGAGGTCCTCGGTCTGGTGCGACCCGGGCAGGTGGACTTCCGGCATATCTACTTCGGCTTCTACGTCGACGCGAAGACCGGCAAAAAGCTCTCCAGCCGCGACAGCGTGGCCAGTGTCACCGACTTGTTGGCCGAATCGGTGCGGCACTACCGGGCCAAGACCGCCGACGGCAGTGACATGAGTGCCGCCGAGGTCGAACAGGCGGCACAGCAGCTCGCGGTCGGGGCGGTGTTCTTCAACGACCTGAAGAAGGACATGAAGGGCACTGTGCCCATCCCCCAGGAGGACCTGGCCCCGGTGATCGCCGAGTTCGAGAAGTCCGGCGGTCCCTACGTGGTGTACTCCGCCGTACGCGCCCGGTCGATTCTGCGCCGCTACGGCAGAGCCCTCCCCAAGGCCGCCGATATCACATCCTTCTCTGTCGACGCCCAGGAGGCGCTGCTGCTCCTCAGGCTGTTCGAGTTCCCGGAGAAGGTGGCCAAGGCCGCCGCAGAGGACAACCCGTCCATCCTGGTCCGTCACCTGCTGGGCATAGCGTCTCTCTACAACCCCTACTACACCGTCGCCCCCGTCCTGCAAGGCGGCCGGGCCAACGAGTTCCGGCTGTTGATCACCAAAGCGGTGGAACTCACGCTCACGGACGGCCTGAGCCTGTGCCACGTGGAGTGCCCACCCCAGATCTGA
- a CDS encoding phytanoyl-CoA dioxygenase family protein: protein MLAKAKQARRRRISPGLTEDKHVLKMLLRDGIVVIPQFLDIETVRAIAEETHSSTDLLADALHPDIVKRNARRLLLNPRKHVPSSVRVFDDGRIRNLARAYLSPEAVPDREAVQVKKGVGEQSIVDFYHIDEWRPLLSVFFYLTDVGSDNAPMEYLVGSHRGALWRARLEQDFFEYYRKDAQGRYANEESAYAGCILPTQARRLRERYKWRSMSCEGAAGTLVIFDNLGLHRARPLKAGTRLLLSAYWQLPDGDME, encoded by the coding sequence GTGCTGGCCAAGGCGAAGCAGGCCAGGCGCCGACGAATATCACCAGGACTGACGGAGGACAAGCATGTCCTCAAGATGCTTCTCCGTGATGGCATCGTGGTCATTCCACAGTTTTTGGATATCGAGACCGTGCGCGCCATCGCAGAAGAGACGCACAGCAGTACGGATCTGCTGGCCGATGCCCTACACCCAGACATTGTGAAGCGGAACGCGCGGCGGTTGCTTCTCAATCCGCGCAAACATGTCCCCAGTTCGGTGCGGGTATTCGACGACGGGCGGATCCGGAACCTAGCGAGAGCGTACCTTTCGCCCGAAGCGGTGCCCGACAGGGAGGCAGTCCAGGTCAAGAAGGGAGTCGGAGAGCAGAGTATTGTCGATTTTTACCACATCGACGAGTGGCGTCCGCTGCTCTCCGTCTTCTTTTACCTGACGGACGTCGGCTCCGATAACGCCCCGATGGAATACCTTGTCGGCAGTCACCGTGGGGCTCTGTGGAGAGCCCGACTCGAACAGGACTTTTTTGAGTACTACCGCAAGGATGCTCAGGGCCGATACGCCAATGAGGAGAGCGCGTATGCTGGCTGCATACTTCCGACACAGGCGAGGCGCCTTCGTGAGCGCTATAAATGGCGATCGATGTCCTGCGAGGGCGCGGCGGGCACCCTGGTCATCTTCGACAACCTCGGTCTGCATAGAGCCCGGCCGCTGAAGGCTGGCACACGACTGCTGCTGTCGGCGTACTGGCAGTTGCCGGACGGAGATATGGAGTGA
- a CDS encoding serine/threonine-protein kinase — MTDGRVIADRYELTVPLGRGGMGQVWEAYDRRLDRRVAVKLLNRDLLSDSGDGDEVGEKRFRRESQATARVEHPGVPAVYDVGSHEDTLYLAMQFVEGHLLGDVIAEEAPLPVSWAAAIAAQLASILSAAHERALVHRDLKPSNVILCPDGSVKLLDFGIAAVLDAKTRLTRGATPGTPLYMAPEQIEDRPATPRSDLYALGCLLHELLTGEPPFTGTLPSVTYQHVHTAPEPLDALRDDVPEALTGLVAELLAKRPEDRPADAREVYGRLVPLLPAPSGTTEPGGYDPTRPYREPMAPPPVRTAPRQRDGAVRSRPRGDSRERIDVAALRAEAERLRAAERYTQAGDVLDRLLDGADDLPENERLGLMWRRAGLAMSARDHRDALRRYRALLPRAVDHFGEGSEPVVDCRRQIVDCLALLGQFTDAADELRTLYRDHYAAQPYDREALEVGRRIGAILAAARHHEQAERWLRGQADRAAEALGLDDNLSRGIIADWIRVRDALEETPRD, encoded by the coding sequence GTGACCGACGGGCGCGTCATCGCTGACAGGTACGAACTCACGGTGCCCCTCGGCCGAGGCGGCATGGGCCAGGTATGGGAGGCCTACGACCGCCGCCTCGACCGCAGGGTCGCGGTCAAACTGCTCAACCGTGACCTCCTCTCCGACTCCGGAGACGGCGACGAGGTCGGTGAGAAGCGGTTCCGCCGCGAGAGCCAGGCCACGGCCCGGGTCGAGCACCCCGGTGTGCCCGCCGTCTACGACGTGGGCTCCCACGAGGACACGCTGTACCTGGCGATGCAGTTCGTCGAGGGGCACCTGCTGGGCGACGTGATCGCCGAGGAGGCGCCTCTGCCCGTGTCGTGGGCGGCGGCGATCGCGGCGCAGCTCGCGTCCATCCTGTCCGCCGCGCACGAGCGCGCACTCGTCCACCGCGACCTCAAGCCGTCCAACGTCATCCTGTGTCCCGACGGCTCGGTCAAACTGTTGGACTTCGGCATCGCCGCCGTACTCGACGCCAAGACCCGGCTGACGCGGGGCGCGACCCCCGGCACGCCGCTGTACATGGCCCCCGAACAGATCGAGGACCGGCCCGCGACCCCGCGCAGCGACCTGTACGCGCTGGGCTGCCTACTCCACGAACTGCTGACCGGGGAGCCGCCCTTCACCGGGACGCTGCCCTCGGTCACCTACCAGCACGTCCACACCGCGCCCGAACCACTGGACGCGCTCCGTGACGACGTTCCCGAAGCACTCACCGGCCTGGTGGCCGAACTGCTGGCCAAACGGCCCGAAGACCGCCCGGCCGACGCGCGCGAGGTGTACGGACGGCTGGTTCCGCTGCTGCCCGCCCCCAGTGGTACGACCGAACCCGGAGGGTACGACCCGACACGGCCCTACCGGGAGCCGATGGCGCCGCCTCCGGTGCGAACCGCACCCCGCCAGCGCGACGGCGCCGTGCGCTCACGTCCCCGAGGCGACTCCCGGGAACGGATCGACGTGGCGGCGCTACGGGCCGAAGCGGAACGGCTCCGGGCCGCCGAACGCTACACGCAGGCCGGTGACGTCCTCGACCGGCTGCTCGACGGCGCGGACGACCTCCCCGAGAACGAGCGGCTGGGGCTGATGTGGCGGCGGGCCGGGTTGGCGATGAGCGCGCGGGACCACCGCGACGCGCTGCGACGCTACCGGGCGCTGCTGCCTCGGGCGGTCGACCACTTCGGGGAGGGCAGCGAACCGGTCGTCGACTGCCGCCGCCAGATCGTGGACTGCCTCGCTTTGCTCGGGCAGTTCACCGACGCCGCCGACGAACTGCGGACCCTCTACCGGGACCACTACGCGGCCCAGCCGTACGACCGGGAAGCACTGGAGGTCGGCAGGCGCATCGGCGCCATCCTCGCGGCGGCGCGCCACCACGAGCAGGCCGAGCGGTGGCTGCGCGGCCAGGCCGACCGGGCGGCCGAGGCGTTGGGGCTCGACGACAACCTCAGCAGGGGAATCATCGCCGACTGGATACGGGTCCGGGACGCGTTGGAGGAAACACCACGCGACTGA
- a CDS encoding aspartyl/asparaginyl beta-hydroxylase domain-containing protein, translating into MTTKPNPDHRGRFDGHLKDMGAVPPSLFQDLRDRVNSSVCEWPQTGTKFTQAISGLDNIALLFPANYPASHLDSRPTEQWSHWQDCVSPLIGFVAARLRLGAYEPAKVLLSRLRAGAVIAEHIDLNPSSQVPHKVHIPIITSPLVAFTVEDDEYHLRPGRAYELNNLRRHAVYNRGETDRIHLIIEVYPTSGASRPAQ; encoded by the coding sequence TTGACAACAAAACCGAACCCCGATCACCGGGGCCGCTTCGACGGTCACCTCAAAGACATGGGAGCGGTACCGCCGAGCCTCTTCCAAGACCTGCGCGATCGAGTCAACTCATCGGTCTGCGAGTGGCCACAAACCGGTACGAAATTCACGCAGGCCATCAGCGGCCTGGACAACATCGCACTCCTGTTCCCAGCGAATTATCCGGCATCACATCTGGACTCTCGACCCACCGAACAGTGGAGTCACTGGCAAGACTGCGTATCGCCGCTGATCGGCTTCGTTGCCGCTCGGCTCCGTCTCGGCGCCTACGAGCCGGCGAAAGTACTTCTCTCCCGGCTCCGGGCCGGTGCTGTGATCGCCGAGCACATCGATCTGAACCCGTCCTCGCAGGTGCCCCACAAGGTCCACATTCCGATCATCACGTCTCCTCTCGTGGCATTCACCGTGGAGGACGACGAGTACCACCTGCGACCCGGCCGGGCATACGAGCTGAACAACCTGCGAAGGCACGCTGTCTACAACCGTGGGGAGACCGACCGCATACATCTGATCATCGAGGTGTATCCCACCTCCGGGGCGAGCCGTCCGGCCCAATAG
- a CDS encoding YcaO-like family protein encodes MDIFMVDRTLLLHRQGRAFVRIPATPSALTAAARLSGVPSCPAPDISSTGGSGRAGAMVTSVLDKAGLLEWGPRPSGVSNSPQNTKDSAPRFGRACIKRMRISGSDAQASEPVVFVVESWADLALFDPSAVPVGRPWAVCRVRAGTVQISSLLQLPEPTMCWECLLGRLLGHDDLLRAIWPRLSSGACVRLTAGGMPSEETMRLVRSALRSVTADACPGILRLDVGEEASAFLPVSPYATCRHGHRYDRSWRSSAGPGSCADPTKGLTRARLRLEPLTGPVTGLIEPARTVADLDLPIHVATVRYADASGEGSTVAVHPDGSITHDSRLRREAFGSGLTAEQARVRAGLEGLERYCSVQQAHDPLLLRERSLADQAHLCPERNIVVPAGPDLGCCAEQEWVLCTPLEGMSAVAVPAAMCFHRAARPAISGGTGMALGETPEDAVVTGFLEYLEREAVNRWWRQGPGADRIRLDLVADELVEIMVSYHRERGRSLFALRVPPPMPGIEAVVAVSSLSQRGFPLLGMGAGFTLTTAAAKALREVGQALAFEQAERRKWASVPHSAVRWLADQATAPFSMSDDGGSTVPPATDGLTRVTNLSRAVGRTPLILNYQRPEVPFPCVRVLVPSALGDESVPCRAAPGSGRGELPW; translated from the coding sequence GTGGACATCTTCATGGTGGACCGGACGCTGCTCCTGCACCGCCAAGGCCGCGCGTTTGTCCGGATCCCCGCGACGCCATCCGCACTGACCGCCGCAGCCCGTCTCAGCGGTGTCCCGTCGTGTCCGGCACCAGACATCAGCTCCACCGGCGGCAGTGGGAGGGCAGGGGCGATGGTCACCTCGGTACTCGACAAGGCGGGCCTGCTCGAATGGGGACCAAGGCCGAGCGGAGTCTCGAACTCCCCGCAGAACACCAAGGACAGCGCGCCTCGGTTCGGTCGAGCGTGCATCAAGCGGATGCGCATCAGCGGCAGCGACGCGCAAGCCTCAGAACCTGTCGTTTTCGTGGTGGAGAGCTGGGCCGATCTGGCGCTGTTCGATCCGTCAGCCGTTCCCGTCGGCAGACCGTGGGCCGTCTGCCGCGTTCGGGCCGGTACCGTGCAGATCTCCTCGCTGCTCCAACTACCCGAACCCACCATGTGCTGGGAGTGCCTGCTCGGCCGTCTACTCGGCCACGACGATCTACTCCGTGCGATCTGGCCCCGTCTCTCCAGCGGTGCCTGTGTGCGACTGACCGCCGGGGGCATGCCATCGGAAGAAACCATGAGGCTGGTCCGATCCGCACTGCGATCGGTCACCGCCGATGCGTGTCCTGGCATCCTGCGCCTGGACGTCGGAGAGGAAGCCTCCGCGTTCCTCCCCGTTTCACCGTACGCCACCTGTCGGCACGGTCACCGATACGACAGGAGTTGGCGGTCGTCGGCCGGACCTGGGAGCTGTGCCGACCCGACCAAGGGACTGACGCGGGCGCGCCTGCGGTTGGAACCGTTGACCGGGCCGGTCACCGGACTGATCGAGCCAGCACGGACCGTCGCGGACCTGGATCTGCCGATCCATGTGGCCACTGTGCGCTACGCCGACGCCAGCGGTGAGGGCTCGACCGTAGCGGTGCACCCGGACGGATCGATCACTCATGACTCAAGACTGCGAAGGGAGGCGTTCGGCAGCGGCCTGACAGCGGAGCAAGCCAGAGTTCGCGCTGGTCTCGAAGGTCTGGAACGGTACTGCTCCGTACAGCAGGCGCACGATCCTCTTCTCCTTCGTGAGAGAAGTCTGGCAGACCAGGCGCACCTGTGTCCGGAGCGGAACATCGTCGTGCCAGCCGGCCCGGACCTCGGGTGCTGCGCCGAGCAGGAATGGGTTCTGTGTACCCCTCTGGAAGGCATGTCGGCCGTCGCGGTTCCGGCGGCGATGTGTTTCCATCGAGCGGCGCGTCCAGCGATCTCCGGAGGCACTGGAATGGCGCTGGGGGAGACGCCCGAGGACGCCGTTGTCACGGGCTTCCTGGAATATCTGGAGCGGGAGGCGGTCAACAGGTGGTGGCGGCAAGGGCCGGGGGCCGATCGGATCCGCCTTGACCTGGTCGCGGACGAACTCGTGGAAATCATGGTGTCGTACCACCGGGAGCGTGGGAGATCACTGTTCGCGCTCCGGGTGCCGCCGCCGATGCCGGGCATCGAGGCTGTTGTCGCCGTGTCCAGCCTGTCGCAACGCGGATTTCCCCTACTGGGCATGGGGGCGGGCTTCACGTTGACGACAGCGGCGGCAAAGGCCCTGCGCGAGGTAGGTCAGGCACTCGCCTTCGAGCAAGCCGAAAGGCGGAAGTGGGCCTCGGTCCCACACTCGGCTGTGCGATGGCTCGCCGATCAGGCCACGGCCCCGTTCAGCATGTCGGATGACGGGGGAAGCACAGTGCCCCCGGCTACGGACGGACTGACCCGCGTGACCAACCTGTCGCGGGCAGTTGGTAGAACGCCTCTCATTCTCAACTACCAGCGACCCGAGGTGCCGTTCCCCTGCGTCCGTGTTCTGGTCCCCTCGGCGCTCGGCGACGAATCAGTTCCGTGTCGCGCGGCACCAGGGAGCGGAAGGGGAGAACTACCGTGGTGA